In Anaerolineales bacterium, one DNA window encodes the following:
- a CDS encoding 4Fe-4S binding protein: MNAATPEKPFSLAKCRRTIQWMVVIGTLVIGLRHIMPGEASRGGSFDSFCAFGGIETILPYLFSGHTLKSTNLLNFSVLLGTLGVSLAAGRAFCGWLCGLGAIQDFVAGWTRKLFGEKQHIRGRQNKANLSLRLPAIVDRPLRYSKYLALLVILMASLYMAFPPLRDFCPVRAVFGLHMTALLWITLAVFLAGSVFVERFWCKYLCPLGAALAIFNKISPMRLVMDNHHCNNCGRCDIECSMDIADVPHQLDHPECVRCMECLNTCARDGSLTLQIGYKENQI; encoded by the coding sequence ATGAACGCCGCCACTCCTGAAAAGCCCTTCTCGCTCGCCAAATGCCGCCGAACGATTCAATGGATGGTGGTCATTGGCACGCTGGTCATTGGACTGCGACATATCATGCCCGGCGAAGCCTCACGCGGCGGCTCGTTCGATTCGTTCTGCGCCTTTGGCGGGATCGAAACCATCCTGCCTTATCTCTTCAGCGGGCACACGCTCAAATCCACCAATCTGCTCAACTTCTCGGTCCTGCTCGGCACATTGGGAGTCTCCCTCGCAGCAGGACGTGCCTTCTGCGGCTGGCTGTGCGGACTGGGCGCAATCCAGGATTTCGTGGCAGGGTGGACACGGAAACTCTTCGGCGAAAAGCAGCACATCCGCGGCAGGCAGAACAAGGCCAATTTGTCCCTGCGCCTGCCCGCCATTGTAGATCGTCCGCTGCGCTATTCAAAATATCTGGCGTTGTTGGTGATTTTGATGGCCAGTCTCTACATGGCATTCCCGCCCCTGCGCGATTTCTGCCCCGTGCGTGCCGTGTTCGGCCTCCACATGACCGCGTTGCTGTGGATTACGCTTGCAGTCTTTTTGGCAGGCTCGGTTTTTGTGGAACGCTTCTGGTGCAAATATCTCTGTCCGCTCGGCGCGGCGTTGGCAATTTTCAACAAAATCTCGCCCATGCGCCTCGTCATGGACAATCATCACTGCAACAACTGCGGACGCTGTGACATCGAGTGTTCGATGGACATCGCCGACGTGCCGCATCAACTCGACCATCCCGAATGTGTGCGCTGCATGGAATGTCTCAACACCTGCGCGCGGGATGGCTCGCTCACTCTTCAGATAGGATACAAGGAGAACCAAATTTGA
- the recG gene encoding ATP-dependent DNA helicase RecG, giving the protein MQPSLEKLRKFFRLEHENKYQNTAVIGGLASMLDYWEGEARADGITEEVIQAVVARLRSYEKISPDGRAESLKGLWKRIGETYPEAGQKPKGQAQPPRPQRSETGASQSVEAPASAPQQNPPRQQSQHKQRPNPAPRSESVAGARHSQTPAALNAALTVLQGVGPKNAESLTRLGMQTLGDMLYYFPRRYEDYSQLKPIQSLMYNDVVTVIGTIQSVHNRPIRGGRQNIIEVIISDGTGSLRISFFNQPWLMNRFKQGDAVSVSGKIDQYLGRIVMNSPDWEPVEVENLHTNRIVPIYPLTERITQKWLRNQMNSVVSYWAPAVVDALPDAIKRAAGLVSLGEALTQAHFPDSQARLKLARERLAFDEIFYLQMGVLRQKRDWQSAEGRRFAVSDEWLGTRVAALPFTLTSAQQTTLEDIRTDLDSGKPMNRLLQGDVGSGKTVVAALGASMVVSNEAQAAIMAPTSILAEQHYRNFISLLTGDAGILQESEIRLLVGGTPESEKDAIRQGLADGSIKIAIGTHAVIEGPVRFKDLQFVVIDEQHRFGVEQRAELRSKGTNPHLLVMTATPIPRSLALTLFGDLDISVMDVMPAGRQPIATHVLRPQERERAYTMIHAQVKNGSQAFIVYPLIDESEKINIRAAVDDFETLSKDVFPDLRLGLLHGRMKAGEKDEVMLKFRDREFDILVSTTVIEVGVDVPNSTVMLIEGADRFGLAQLHQLRGRVGRGSVASTCLLIPTHEDATENDRLQAMTATNNGFELADLDLKLRGPGEFLGTRQAGYASSLKMASITDVALIEKAREQAQSLFERDPELSQPEHALLAESFERFWQGTSSDVS; this is encoded by the coding sequence ATGCAACCATCCCTGGAAAAACTTCGCAAATTCTTTCGCCTCGAACACGAAAACAAATATCAAAATACCGCCGTCATAGGCGGACTTGCCAGCATGCTGGATTATTGGGAGGGCGAAGCCCGCGCAGACGGGATCACGGAAGAGGTGATCCAGGCTGTTGTGGCGCGTTTGCGCTCCTATGAAAAAATCAGCCCGGATGGACGGGCGGAATCGCTCAAGGGACTGTGGAAGCGCATCGGTGAAACCTACCCCGAGGCTGGGCAAAAGCCGAAGGGGCAGGCCCAGCCTCCCCGTCCGCAGCGAAGCGAGACGGGAGCGAGTCAAAGCGTGGAAGCACCCGCATCCGCTCCCCAGCAAAATCCGCCGCGCCAGCAATCCCAACATAAACAAAGACCGAATCCCGCGCCGCGGTCTGAATCGGTGGCGGGCGCAAGGCACAGCCAGACTCCTGCCGCGCTCAACGCCGCGTTGACCGTCCTGCAAGGCGTGGGGCCGAAGAATGCCGAGTCTTTGACCAGGCTGGGAATGCAAACACTGGGCGACATGTTGTACTACTTCCCGCGCCGATATGAGGATTACAGCCAGCTCAAGCCGATCCAATCGTTGATGTATAACGATGTGGTCACGGTGATCGGCACGATCCAAAGCGTGCATAACCGCCCGATCCGCGGCGGCCGGCAGAATATCATCGAAGTCATCATCAGCGATGGAACAGGCTCGCTTCGCATTTCATTTTTCAACCAGCCCTGGTTGATGAACCGTTTCAAACAGGGCGATGCGGTTTCCGTCTCTGGAAAAATCGACCAGTATCTTGGACGCATCGTGATGAACAGCCCCGATTGGGAGCCGGTTGAAGTTGAGAATTTGCATACCAATCGCATCGTCCCCATTTATCCGCTCACCGAACGCATCACGCAAAAATGGCTGCGCAATCAAATGAACAGCGTTGTCAGCTATTGGGCGCCCGCCGTTGTGGACGCGCTTCCCGATGCCATCAAACGCGCCGCCGGTCTCGTTTCGCTGGGCGAAGCGTTGACGCAGGCTCATTTCCCGGATTCGCAAGCCCGGCTCAAACTTGCGCGTGAACGGCTCGCGTTTGACGAAATCTTCTACCTGCAAATGGGTGTGCTTCGCCAGAAACGCGACTGGCAGTCTGCTGAAGGCAGGCGCTTCGCGGTCTCGGACGAGTGGCTGGGTACGAGGGTGGCGGCCTTGCCCTTCACTTTGACATCCGCCCAGCAAACCACGCTGGAGGATATTCGCACGGACCTGGACTCCGGCAAACCCATGAACCGTCTTTTGCAGGGCGACGTCGGTTCCGGAAAGACCGTCGTTGCGGCATTGGGTGCGAGCATGGTCGTCTCGAACGAGGCACAGGCCGCGATCATGGCTCCCACGTCCATTTTGGCGGAACAGCATTATCGCAACTTCATCAGTCTGCTGACAGGCGATGCCGGCATCCTGCAGGAGAGTGAGATCCGTTTGTTGGTGGGGGGCACGCCTGAGAGTGAGAAAGATGCGATCCGTCAGGGATTGGCGGACGGTTCCATCAAGATAGCCATTGGTACGCATGCTGTTATCGAAGGTCCGGTCCGGTTCAAGGATCTGCAGTTCGTCGTGATCGATGAACAACATCGCTTTGGTGTGGAGCAGCGTGCCGAGCTGCGCAGCAAAGGCACGAACCCGCACCTGTTGGTGATGACGGCGACTCCCATCCCGCGCTCGCTGGCATTGACCCTGTTTGGCGACCTCGATATTTCGGTGATGGATGTAATGCCGGCTGGCAGACAGCCGATAGCGACCCATGTGCTTCGTCCGCAGGAACGCGAACGCGCCTACACGATGATTCACGCGCAGGTGAAGAATGGCAGCCAGGCGTTCATCGTTTATCCATTGATCGACGAGAGCGAGAAGATCAACATCCGTGCAGCGGTGGATGATTTTGAAACACTTTCAAAGGATGTGTTCCCGGATCTGAGGCTTGGCCTGCTGCACGGACGCATGAAAGCCGGCGAAAAAGATGAAGTGATGCTGAAATTCCGCGACAGGGAGTTTGACATCCTCGTCTCCACCACTGTGATCGAAGTGGGTGTGGATGTGCCAAACTCGACCGTGATGCTCATCGAAGGCGCGGACCGGTTTGGCCTGGCGCAGTTGCATCAATTGCGCGGGCGTGTGGGACGCGGCTCGGTGGCATCCACCTGTCTGCTGATTCCCACGCATGAAGATGCAACCGAGAATGACCGTCTGCAGGCAATGACGGCCACCAACAATGGTTTTGAACTTGCCGACCTCGATCTGAAGCTGCGCGGACCGGGCGAATTTTTGGGTACGCGCCAGGCCGGGTACGCATCTTCCCTGAAGATGGCAAGTATCACGGACGTGGCGCTGATCGAAAAAGCCCGCGAACAGGCACAGTCCCTTTTTGAGCGCGACCCAGAATTGAGCCAGCCCGAACACGCCCTGCTCGCCGAATCCTTTGAACGATTCTGGCAGGGTACTTCGAGTGATGTATCATAA
- a CDS encoding AI-2E family transporter → MSPKWQTPTKYIVLLLVIVAVIATVNFARPLIGPLVISALLAFVLTPLVERLAAHRRLQRNTAVLIVYLLFIALSIAIPSSIIPFVIPQLLNLSFDLLEIEQQIEAFFNQTISIGGFSFSMPALIPQDLNQLLEDFILQISSGAFNMLGTVTSNLAWLLVILVATFYFLKDSARLSNWMIGLAPQAYQEDMRKFLAQMNRIWGAFLRGQLILVLIITLSTAISMSAVGLRGAIGIGILAGILDLIPSLGPLVAGVIAGLIALIFGSSYLSISNLIFAIIVGVIFFVIQQVENIWLRPQIMGQTLRLHPGLVFVGVIGALALSGILGALVIIPLMATIGVLLKYIQAKLRDEPPWQDDIIQLVEKPIRTKREMKKKTSPPK, encoded by the coding sequence ATGTCCCCGAAATGGCAAACCCCAACCAAATATATCGTCCTGCTATTGGTCATCGTGGCGGTGATTGCCACGGTCAACTTTGCGCGCCCATTGATCGGACCGCTGGTTATCTCCGCTCTGCTGGCATTCGTCCTTACCCCGCTGGTGGAAAGGCTGGCCGCCCATCGGCGGTTGCAGCGTAATACTGCCGTCCTGATCGTGTACCTGTTATTTATTGCATTGTCGATCGCCATCCCTTCGAGCATTATCCCGTTTGTCATTCCCCAGTTGTTGAACCTCTCGTTCGATCTGCTTGAAATCGAACAGCAAATTGAGGCGTTCTTTAACCAGACAATATCCATCGGCGGTTTTTCATTTTCAATGCCCGCCCTCATTCCTCAAGACCTCAACCAGCTGTTGGAGGATTTTATCCTTCAGATATCCAGCGGAGCGTTTAACATGCTGGGCACAGTCACATCCAACCTTGCATGGCTGCTTGTCATTCTGGTGGCAACATTCTATTTTCTCAAAGACAGTGCGCGCCTGTCAAATTGGATGATCGGGCTTGCGCCGCAGGCATACCAGGAGGATATGCGCAAATTCCTGGCACAAATGAATCGCATTTGGGGCGCGTTTCTGCGTGGTCAGTTGATTCTGGTGCTTATAATTACCCTCTCCACCGCCATCTCCATGTCAGCGGTTGGGTTAAGAGGCGCGATTGGGATAGGCATTCTTGCAGGCATATTGGACCTCATCCCCTCGCTCGGTCCGCTGGTGGCGGGCGTGATCGCCGGGCTGATCGCCTTGATCTTCGGCTCGTCCTACTTGAGTATTTCTAATTTGATTTTTGCCATCATTGTGGGTGTCATTTTCTTTGTTATCCAGCAGGTCGAAAATATATGGCTGCGTCCACAGATCATGGGGCAAACGCTCCGCCTGCATCCCGGGCTGGTATTCGTTGGCGTGATCGGCGCACTGGCGTTGTCCGGAATACTGGGTGCGCTCGTCATCATTCCCCTCATGGCGACCATTGGCGTGCTGCTGAAGTACATCCAGGCCAAACTGCGTGACGAACCACCCTGGCAGGATGACATCATCCAGCTGGTGGAAAAACCGATCCGCACGAAACGCGAAATGAAAAAGAAGACATCCCCGCCAAAATGA
- the coaD gene encoding pantetheine-phosphate adenylyltransferase, producing MVRALFPGTFDPIHYGHIDIASRASKLFDEIVMAVYDKPLKSLMFEPEERISLVSEAFKGNPKIKVTGYSGLTIDFARAIDAQVIVRGLRVFSDFEFEFRMALANQRLAKDAVETVALITAEQHTFLSSSTVREIATLNGDVSSMVPPFVEKALKGKVINMGEQSPPNALRD from the coding sequence ATGGTTAGAGCCTTATTCCCCGGCACTTTCGATCCGATCCATTACGGTCATATTGACATTGCTTCACGCGCCTCGAAGTTATTCGATGAAATTGTGATGGCCGTCTATGATAAACCGTTGAAATCATTGATGTTCGAACCCGAAGAACGCATTTCCCTGGTGTCTGAAGCCTTCAAGGGTAACCCCAAGATCAAGGTCACAGGCTACAGCGGACTGACGATTGATTTCGCCCGCGCCATTGATGCACAGGTCATCGTCCGCGGCCTGCGCGTTTTTTCCGATTTTGAGTTCGAGTTCCGCATGGCGCTGGCGAACCAACGCCTTGCAAAGGATGCCGTGGAGACCGTGGCGCTGATCACAGCCGAACAGCACACCTTTCTGTCATCGTCCACGGTGCGCGAGATCGCCACACTTAATGGCGATGTCTCCAGCATGGTCCCGCCGTTTGTCGAAAAAGCCTTGAAGGGCAAGGTGATTAATATGGGAGAGCAATCTCCCCCGAATGCTTTGCGCGATTAA
- a CDS encoding helix-turn-helix transcriptional regulator has translation MANTESLENVVLELRRGVIVLAALSQLGTEQYGYSLLKQLSDLGLEVDQGTLYPLLRRLEAQGVLESVWKLEESRPRRYYVISAEGKKLLPKLKKEWAGIVSVMDRMLA, from the coding sequence ATGGCAAACACAGAATCGCTCGAAAATGTTGTCCTGGAACTGAGGCGCGGGGTGATCGTGCTTGCGGCGCTCAGCCAGTTGGGAACCGAACAGTACGGTTACTCCCTGCTGAAGCAGCTCTCCGACCTGGGCCTGGAAGTGGATCAGGGGACGTTGTATCCGCTTCTCCGCCGGTTGGAGGCGCAGGGAGTGCTGGAATCGGTCTGGAAACTGGAAGAGTCGCGCCCGCGCCGCTACTACGTCATCAGTGCGGAGGGGAAGAAACTCCTGCCGAAACTGAAAAAAGAATGGGCTGGGATCGTGTCCGTGATGGACAGGATGCTGGCGTAA
- the cyoE gene encoding heme o synthase, translated as MSNAAQSKIARSPKGGNLKSKIRAYWSLTKPLQSGLLLSTGLAGYMSARCPVFNIGMILGLAGSLFLAIAGSTVLNMWWDRDIDAKMGRTQKRPTSSGLLTDNEVLRVGLILSVIGVGWAAAMDALYGLIVFAGLFFDVVVYSMWLKRRTAWSIVWGGISGAMPILAGRALGLGAVDWVGLTLALGVLFWIPTHTLTFSMKFAKDYADACVPTFPSTYGLTATRATIAISSLLAAAAMVVAGYGIGMAWGFLRLLGVLSAGLLILAIVMTLRPSERVNFGLFKYASIYMLAAMILVVLEAM; from the coding sequence ATGTCCAACGCCGCTCAGTCGAAAATCGCGAGGTCCCCGAAAGGGGGAAACCTGAAATCCAAAATCAGAGCCTACTGGTCGCTGACCAAACCGTTGCAATCAGGTTTGCTGCTGTCCACAGGGTTGGCGGGTTACATGAGCGCGCGTTGTCCTGTCTTCAACATCGGCATGATCCTTGGGTTGGCTGGGAGCCTCTTTCTCGCAATTGCAGGCAGCACCGTCCTCAACATGTGGTGGGACCGCGACATCGACGCCAAAATGGGGCGCACGCAGAAACGTCCCACCTCATCGGGTCTGCTCACAGATAACGAAGTCCTGCGCGTGGGATTGATCCTTTCGGTTATCGGTGTCGGCTGGGCGGCTGCGATGGATGCGTTGTACGGTCTCATCGTCTTTGCTGGCTTGTTCTTCGACGTGGTCGTGTATAGCATGTGGCTCAAACGCCGCACCGCGTGGAGCATCGTCTGGGGCGGCATTTCGGGCGCGATGCCCATTCTCGCGGGGCGCGCGCTCGGTCTCGGCGCAGTGGACTGGGTCGGTCTCACGCTCGCGCTTGGCGTCCTGTTCTGGATACCCACCCACACGCTGACCTTCAGTATGAAATTCGCAAAAGACTACGCCGACGCCTGTGTGCCGACCTTCCCCTCCACGTATGGCCTGACCGCCACCCGCGCCACTATTGCCATTTCATCCCTGCTGGCGGCGGCGGCGATGGTCGTCGCAGGCTACGGCATTGGCATGGCATGGGGTTTCCTGCGCCTGCTCGGCGTACTTTCCGCCGGCCTGCTCATCCTTGCCATTGTGATGACCCTCCGCCCCTCCGAGCGTGTCAACTTCGGTTTGTTCAAATACGCATCCATCTACATGCTCGCCGCGATGATTTTGGTTGTGCTTGAGGCCATGTGA
- a CDS encoding DAK2 domain-containing protein, whose protein sequence is MAIDTARVEKLRRRPIDGPAMKRLMDAGLTWLRTNQQIVNSLNVFPVPDGDTGTNMTLTLQSAWNEIKDLGTRNLGEMAAAVSKGALMGARGNSGVITSQILRGFSRGVHEKAVLDKETFVKALGEARDTAYKGVVRPVEGTILTVIKEIALATEAALGSAKDPIEILEIAVRAADEAVKKTPDLLPVLKQAGVVDSGGKGLFFILEGMLRHVYGESLETPTMSVQPMSAMNLQGALEEVEEGQDYEVVVDFVPTGELDLGSFYGKLEEMGTSIQVGEGEGMYRMHIHVPTENRYTPIDYIMGIGTVTKVAIENLLAQMDDIQKSAQIKFTPVEPGNIAVVVVSPGQGLSKIFASLGVAAVVAGGQTMNPSTQDILAAFENLPTDKVIILPNNKNIIMAANQAKEVTVKNVQVVPTRTVPQGLAAMLSYMPDGDVEDTAKKMNRAMSAVKTGEITVATRSVEIDGVTVKDGQVIALLDGKLVVSAESVEQGVMDLLEKAEAAGHEIVTLFYGEGMTHAEANHVADDIREKYPMLEVELQEGGQPHYQFIISIE, encoded by the coding sequence AAAAACTTCGCAGGCGGCCCATTGACGGGCCTGCCATGAAACGTCTCATGGACGCAGGCTTGACCTGGCTCCGCACCAACCAGCAAATCGTCAACTCTTTGAATGTGTTCCCCGTCCCCGACGGCGACACCGGCACGAACATGACCCTGACCCTGCAATCGGCGTGGAATGAAATAAAGGATCTGGGCACGCGCAATCTTGGTGAGATGGCGGCGGCGGTTTCCAAGGGTGCCTTGATGGGTGCGCGCGGGAATTCAGGTGTGATCACCAGTCAGATCCTGCGCGGTTTTTCGCGCGGCGTGCATGAGAAGGCCGTGCTCGATAAGGAAACATTCGTCAAAGCGCTGGGCGAGGCGCGCGACACGGCGTACAAGGGCGTTGTCCGCCCGGTGGAGGGGACGATCCTGACTGTCATTAAGGAAATTGCTCTTGCAACAGAAGCAGCCCTCGGGTCCGCAAAGGATCCGATCGAAATCCTGGAGATTGCGGTCAGGGCGGCGGATGAAGCGGTCAAGAAGACCCCCGATCTGCTCCCGGTCTTAAAACAGGCGGGTGTGGTGGATTCGGGTGGGAAGGGCCTGTTCTTTATCCTGGAAGGCATGCTGCGGCACGTGTACGGCGAGTCGCTGGAAACGCCGACGATGAGCGTACAGCCGATGTCTGCGATGAATTTGCAGGGCGCGCTGGAGGAAGTGGAGGAGGGACAGGATTACGAAGTGGTGGTGGACTTCGTGCCGACCGGCGAACTGGATTTGGGGTCGTTCTACGGAAAACTCGAGGAGATGGGCACATCCATTCAGGTGGGCGAAGGCGAGGGGATGTATCGCATGCACATCCATGTGCCGACGGAAAATCGTTATACGCCGATCGACTACATCATGGGCATTGGCACGGTGACGAAGGTGGCCATCGAAAACCTGCTGGCGCAGATGGATGACATCCAAAAAAGCGCGCAGATCAAATTTACGCCCGTCGAGCCTGGCAATATTGCGGTGGTGGTCGTTTCACCGGGACAGGGCTTAAGCAAGATCTTTGCCAGCCTGGGGGTTGCGGCGGTGGTGGCTGGCGGGCAGACGATGAACCCGTCTACGCAGGATATTTTGGCGGCGTTCGAAAACCTGCCGACCGACAAGGTGATCATTCTGCCGAATAATAAAAATATCATCATGGCGGCGAACCAGGCAAAGGAAGTGACCGTGAAGAACGTGCAGGTCGTTCCGACCCGCACCGTCCCGCAGGGACTTGCCGCGATGTTGTCCTACATGCCGGATGGGGATGTGGAGGATACCGCAAAAAAGATGAACCGCGCCATGAGCGCTGTCAAGACCGGCGAGATCACCGTCGCCACCCGCTCGGTGGAAATTGACGGTGTGACGGTTAAAGATGGCCAGGTCATTGCGTTGTTGGACGGTAAACTGGTTGTCTCGGCCGAGTCGGTCGAGCAGGGCGTGATGGACCTGCTCGAAAAAGCGGAAGCCGCCGGGCATGAGATCGTCACACTGTTCTATGGCGAAGGCATGACCCACGCGGAAGCCAATCATGTTGCGGATGATATCCGCGAGAAATATCCCATGCTCGAAGTGGAATTGCAGGAGGGTGGACAGCCGCACTATCAGTTCATTATTTCGATTGAGTAA
- a CDS encoding Crp/Fnr family transcriptional regulator, with amino-acid sequence MPPLITLLENAEVLGKFTESQRTYLASLAVRRVLERDEVLFWQGDDWRNVLFIASGKLRSVIHAPDGRSYVVSTWGEQEEFWAHTLFDSEPMPSTLEAVQESVIYQWNGEDVLQILFDNPDAIRALLGRKIKLIRKRRETIFDLAFHPVTNRLAKLLLEHVPASETSAQRDLTLDQIAAMVASSPEVVCRTLYQLQRDGMLHVTRASITLQDRDALERLVGVE; translated from the coding sequence ATGCCCCCATTGATCACGTTATTGGAAAACGCCGAGGTCTTGGGGAAATTCACAGAAAGTCAAAGGACATACCTGGCTTCGCTTGCTGTTCGGCGGGTTCTGGAGCGCGATGAAGTGCTTTTCTGGCAGGGGGACGATTGGAGGAATGTGTTGTTCATTGCTTCCGGCAAGTTAAGGTCTGTCATCCATGCGCCGGACGGACGCAGTTATGTGGTTTCCACCTGGGGTGAGCAGGAGGAGTTTTGGGCGCATACGCTTTTCGACTCTGAACCCATGCCATCCACCTTGGAGGCAGTTCAGGAAAGCGTCATTTATCAATGGAATGGCGAGGATGTTCTTCAAATCCTGTTCGACAACCCCGATGCCATCCGCGCCTTGCTGGGTCGAAAGATAAAATTGATCCGCAAGCGGCGCGAAACGATCTTTGATCTTGCTTTCCACCCGGTAACAAACCGGCTGGCAAAATTACTATTGGAACATGTGCCTGCTTCGGAAACCTCGGCGCAGCGCGACCTGACCCTCGATCAGATCGCAGCCATGGTGGCCTCCTCTCCTGAAGTCGTCTGCCGCACCCTCTATCAATTACAGCGGGACGGGATGCTCCATGTGACACGCGCCAGCATCACCTTGCAGGACAGGGATGCGTTGGAACGTTTGGTCGGTGTTGAGTAA
- a CDS encoding DegV family protein, protein MKLGIVTDSTSDLPVYLLEQYEIQVVPSILVLEGKEYKDGIDITREDFYSRLPALRTPPTTAAPSIGDFLTPYQTLLDSGCDHILSIHAAAKLTTIINAARQAAQEFPGKVTCVDSGSLSMGLGFQVLAAAEEAEPGLKSALEAIESTRKRVQVFAALDTMEYLKRSGRVPGLVANLGGLMSIKPMVELQDGEAKPIGAVRTNKQADERMLNLLLEIGEMERLAILHTNAEPRARDLLNELMKTVRMSVPRDILFVNVTAVIGTHLGPNGIGFAVVRK, encoded by the coding sequence ATGAAACTGGGAATCGTCACAGACTCGACCTCCGACCTGCCCGTCTATCTCCTCGAACAGTATGAAATTCAAGTCGTCCCTTCCATCCTCGTTTTGGAGGGAAAGGAATACAAGGACGGGATCGACATCACCCGCGAGGACTTTTACAGCCGCCTGCCCGCGCTTCGCACTCCGCCGACAACTGCCGCCCCGTCTATCGGAGATTTCCTCACGCCCTATCAGACCCTGCTCGACTCAGGCTGTGACCATATCCTTTCCATTCACGCCGCCGCAAAATTGACGACCATCATCAATGCGGCACGCCAGGCGGCACAGGAATTCCCCGGCAAGGTCACCTGCGTGGACAGCGGCTCGCTTTCGATGGGATTGGGCTTTCAAGTGCTCGCGGCGGCCGAAGAAGCAGAACCCGGCTTGAAGTCCGCGCTGGAGGCGATTGAATCCACAAGGAAAAGAGTACAGGTCTTTGCCGCCTTGGATACGATGGAATATCTTAAGCGCAGCGGACGTGTCCCCGGCCTGGTGGCAAATCTGGGCGGATTGATGTCCATCAAACCGATGGTCGAGTTGCAGGATGGCGAGGCGAAACCCATCGGTGCGGTGCGCACGAACAAACAGGCCGACGAACGTATGTTGAATTTATTGCTTGAGATCGGGGAGATGGAGCGCCTTGCCATCCTGCACACCAATGCCGAGCCGCGTGCAAGGGACTTGCTGAATGAGTTGATGAAAACCGTGCGCATGTCCGTGCCGAGGGATATCCTGTTCGTGAACGTGACCGCCGTGATCGGCACGCATCTCGGTCCGAACGGCATCGGCTTTGCGGTTGTAAGGAAGTAA
- a CDS encoding SUMF1/EgtB/PvdO family nonheme iron enzyme: MKRIIMSLRAVLAKQPPSSNGRLLRAIALATTLILIASCAPAPSIGAITPPYVGTGIDPESWALIPAGAFPYGQHDHITDVDYDYEMMVTTVTNEQYARFLNEALAAGVIRVGEVEVETGEQVWVEVGAHGFYPGDPYDGYKHEEQIKPGDKLFFPNEADGVRVTFDGQTFHAIHEYSNHPATMVTWFGANAYCEVYGWRLPSEIEWEKAARGTELVDGRGLPFPWGTHIERNNANYYSSFDLFVKMFGKLGNTTPVGFYNGNTYTLEDGSYTTLDSASPYGLYDMAGNVWQWTGDDYPKQHYRHMRGGSFYSYEVDLRVWKFNSAGPQHYSPQVGFRCAR; the protein is encoded by the coding sequence ATGAAGCGCATCATCATGTCGCTGCGAGCAGTTCTCGCGAAGCAGCCCCCTTCTTCAAACGGGAGGTTGCTTCGGGCTATCGCCCTCGCAACGACATTAATTCTGATCGCCTCCTGCGCCCCCGCGCCAAGCATTGGTGCCATCACGCCTCCCTACGTGGGCACGGGAATTGATCCCGAATCCTGGGCATTGATCCCCGCTGGGGCTTTCCCCTACGGACAGCACGACCACATCACGGACGTGGATTACGATTACGAGATGATGGTCACGACCGTCACCAATGAGCAATACGCCCGATTCCTGAACGAAGCATTGGCGGCAGGTGTGATCCGCGTGGGCGAGGTGGAGGTTGAGACTGGCGAGCAGGTTTGGGTCGAGGTCGGAGCGCATGGTTTTTATCCGGGCGATCCCTACGACGGATACAAGCACGAAGAGCAGATCAAGCCCGGCGACAAACTCTTCTTCCCCAACGAAGCGGATGGGGTCCGCGTCACGTTCGATGGTCAGACCTTCCACGCCATCCATGAATACAGCAACCATCCCGCCACAATGGTGACATGGTTCGGCGCGAACGCCTATTGCGAAGTTTACGGGTGGCGCCTGCCGAGCGAGATCGAATGGGAGAAAGCCGCGCGCGGCACGGAACTGGTGGATGGGCGCGGACTGCCCTTCCCCTGGGGCACGCACATCGAACGCAACAACGCCAACTATTATTCATCGTTCGACCTGTTCGTGAAGATGTTCGGCAAACTGGGTAACACCACGCCTGTCGGTTTTTATAACGGCAACACGTACACCCTTGAAGACGGCAGTTACACCACGCTGGATTCCGCCAGCCCTTACGGACTGTACGACATGGCGGGCAACGTCTGGCAGTGGACGGGCGATGACTATCCCAAACAACACTACCGTCACATGCGCGGCGGCAGTTTCTACTCGTACGAAGTTGACCTGCGCGTGTGGAAGTTCAACAGCGCGGGACCCCAGCATTACAGTCCGCAGGTCGGGTTCCGCTGTGCGCGTTAA